From the Deinococcus sonorensis KR-87 genome, the window GCCGTCCCATCAGAACGGGGTGATCGGGCTGAAGCCGACCGTGGGGCTGGTGCCGCGCACCGGCGTGGTGCCGATCTCGCACAGCCAGGACACCGCCGGGCCGATGGGCCGCTCGGCCGGCGACCTGGCCCTGCTGATGCAGGTGATGCAGGGCGCCGATGAGCAGGACCCGGCCAGCCAGGCCGCGCCCCAGCTGGACTTCACGCTGCAGCCGGGCGCGCTCCAGGGGGCGCGGCTGGGTGTGGTGCGCGACGGCGCCTGGGAGCGGTTGACAGCGCCCGAACGCGAGCAGCTGGAGAGCGCCCTCAAGGTGCTGAGCGAGGCCGGAGCGGTGCTGAGCGACGTGCAGCTGAGCAGCGCCGCCGAGCTGGAGGGCTGGCTGCTGGACGTGCTGGTGTACGAGTTCAAGCACGACCTGAACCGGTACCTGAGCGGCGTGACGCAGGGGCCGCGCAGCCTGGCGGAGGTGATTGAGCGGAGCGACGAGGACCCGGAGACCCTGCAGCGCTACGGCATGACGCTGCTCCAGGCGGCCCAGGGAACACGCGGCGACCTGTCGGAACGCGCCTACGAGCTCTCCAGGGCCCGCGACCTGCGGCTGAGCGGCCCGGAGGGCCTGGACCCCTGGTTCGAGCAGGGCCTGCAGGCTCTGGTCTTTCCCAAGTACCTGGGCGCCGCGGTGGGCGCCAAAGCGGGGTATCCCAGCGTGAGCGTGCCGGTGGGGCTGGCGGCCGGGGTCCCGGTGGGGCTGCAGCTGTGCGGGCCCGCCTGGAGCGACGTGCGGCTGCTCTCGCTGGCCCAGGACCTGCACCAGCGGATCGGCGGCTTCCAGCCGGCTCCCGACCCCGCTTGACCCGCCTCAGCTTTGCCGCCTATAGTGCCGGGCGCGGGCGGTTAGCTCAGCGGTAGAGCTTTCGCTTTACACGCGACGGGTCGGGGGTTCGAATCCCTCACCGCCCACCACGGACAAAGGCCCTCCCAGCGGAGGGCCTTCTTTGTTGCCGCACACCGCAGCCGCATCCGCGTGGCCCGGCTCGGCTGGAAGGCCACGGCGCCCGGCTCAGGGCAGGACGTACAGGTTGATGTCCTGCACGCTGCGGGCGGTCAGGTCGGTCAGGTTCGGCTGCCACTGGATCACCTGCTGCGCCGCCGGCGCCAGCCACACGGTGGCCCCGCCCACCGCGCCGCTCATCACGTACGCGCCCACCCGGGCCGGCACCGCGCCCGCCGGCGTGATGAACCGGGCCGTGACGGTGTACCGCCCGGTGGGCATGTCCTGGTACGTTCCGAGGGCCGCGCTGCCCCAGTCGTTGACCTCGGAGAGCGTCTTGGGGTTGACCCCGGCGAGGGTGACGGTG encodes:
- a CDS encoding amidase family protein, with protein sequence MDILSLTVEQLSTALREGSLTAGAVVELYLGRIERFNPALRAVLEVNPQARDEAARLDRLPQEQRGPLHGVPVLLKDNVDTAAPLHTTAGSRLMAQHQPAADAPLAARLRAAGAIIIGKANLTEWANFMTLGMPNGYSSHGGQTVNPWRAGHDTGGSSSGSGAAVAARLAPIAIGSETSGSILSPSHQNGVIGLKPTVGLVPRTGVVPISHSQDTAGPMGRSAGDLALLMQVMQGADEQDPASQAAPQLDFTLQPGALQGARLGVVRDGAWERLTAPEREQLESALKVLSEAGAVLSDVQLSSAAELEGWLLDVLVYEFKHDLNRYLSGVTQGPRSLAEVIERSDEDPETLQRYGMTLLQAAQGTRGDLSERAYELSRARDLRLSGPEGLDPWFEQGLQALVFPKYLGAAVGAKAGYPSVSVPVGLAAGVPVGLQLCGPAWSDVRLLSLAQDLHQRIGGFQPAPDPA